A region from the Triticum urartu cultivar G1812 chromosome 1, Tu2.1, whole genome shotgun sequence genome encodes:
- the LOC125512892 gene encoding translocase of chloroplast 132, chloroplastic-like, which yields MDDSAIGEKRLLEPEDRESPGGVAEEEVGGAQVGAEPAPVAAAAEVGGSGEILDAREGDAAEAVVQAQEGGGGEVVEVRQRDVGVEEVVSDVAWAEATMDPSAGYDQQAARNGPPTAVESDEDADLFVEVEQQELAGSDQSEEFFHNAQASVTGESVAAECEAIEDYRPAEIGVEDDVHDEHRERLEEEAMLEAIRLCVTDAVLAEHLDEEPEKGREDVPACDINPELPMNSSEPEQVQEAMLVDQSKEQPEYSKGDTAARDSKLEVPTQSGGEPDVVVEELDDSNSSGDENKASSAPARSSSAAAGQANGPSLLARPAGLGASSSLLPPARPVQQVRANGPVAVDRDTRQDTESAGDDGDENDEIREKLQMIRVKFLRLANRFGQTPHNMVVSQVLYRLGLAEQIRRNGRGVFNFDRAQEIAERLEAAGNEPLDLSCTILVLGKTGVGKSATINSIFDDVKLETDAFESSTRKVQEVVGMVEGIQVKVIDTPGLSSSSSDQQYNQKVLNSVKKIVSKNPPDIVLYFDRLDLQSRDYGDVPLLQTISKVFGASVWFNAIVVLTHAASAPPDGPNGIPLSYEMFVTQRSHVVQQAIRQAAADVRLMNPVALVENHSACRTNRSGQRVLPNGQVWKPQLLLLCFASKVLAEANSFLKLQDSPAGKTSSTRVAPLPFLLSSLLQSRAPLKLPEEQFGDDDDLEDDLADDCGSDDGSDYDDLPPFKRLTKAQLSKLNHAQRKAYLEELDYREKLFYKKQLKEEHMRRKMMKKMAAEAKAREDDYGNSNVDDDGSTPTNVAVPMPDMVLPSTFDSDYPSHRYRFLDTPSEWLVRPVLETQGWDHDVGYEGLNVERLFAVKGKVPLSVSGQLTKDKKDSSLQMEVASSVKHGEGKTSSVGLDLQSVGKDMAYTIRGESRFKNFRRNNTAAGISATLLGDTLSAGVKIEDRLIVNKQLRLLVSGGTMSGKGDAAYGGRLEATLRDKDYPIGRMLSTLAISVVDWHGDLAVGCNAQSQIPAGRSSNLIASLNVSNKGTGQVGIRLNSSEHLQIALLALVPIFKNVRKLLDNYYESA from the coding sequence ATGGACGACAGCGCCATTGGCGAGAAGCGCCTGCTGGAGCCGGAGGATCGGGAAAGCCCGGGCGGAGTCGCCGAGGAGGAGGTGGGGGGCGCGCAGGTCGGTGCCGAACCGGCGCCCGTTGCGGCCGCCGCGGAGGTGGGCGGTAGCGGCGAGATCTTGGATGCCAGAGAAGGGGACGCGGCCGAGGCGGTTGTGCAGGCGCAGGAGGGTGGCGGCGGTGAGGTTGTGGAGGTCAGACAAAGGGACGTGGGTGTCGAGGAGGTGGTGTCCGATGTGGCCTGGGCTGAGGCGACCATGGATCCATCGGCAGGCTATGATCAACAGGCTGCTCGGAACGGGCCGCCGACGGCTGTGGAGTCCGACGAGGACGCTGATCTGTTTGTGGAGGTGGAGCAGCAGGAGCTGGCTGGTTCAGATCAGAGCGAGGAGTTTTTTCACAATGCACAGGCTTCGGTGACCGGAGAATCTGTCGCTGCTGAGTGCGAGGCAATTGAGGATTACAGGCCTGCCGAGATCGGTGTCGAGGATGATGTGCACGACGAGCATCGGGAGCGCTTAGAGGAGGAAGCCATGTTGGAAGCCATCAGGCTGTGTGTGACAGATGCTGTTTTGGCTGAACATCTCGATGAGGAACCTGAGAAGGGCAGGGAAGATGTTCCTGCCTGTGATATCAATCCTGAGCTCCCCATGAACTCTAGTGAACCTGAACAGGTTCAAGAAGCTATGTTGGTTGATCAGAGCAAAGAGCAGCCAGAATATAGCAAGGGAGATACTGCTGCCCGTGATAGCAAGCTTGAGGTCCCTACACAATCTGGAGGCGAGCCTGATGTGGTGGTCGAGGAATTGGATGATTCAAACTCCTCTGGTGATGAGAATAAGGCTAGCTCTGCTCCTGCACGATCCTCTAGTGCTGCAGCAGGTCAGGCTAATGGCCCCTCTTTGCTGGCTCGTCCTGCTGGCCTTGGAGCATCCTCTTCCTTGTTGCCTCCGGCCCGACCTGTTCAGCAGGTCCGTGCTAATGGTCCAGTCGCTGTGGACAGGGACACTCGGCAGGATACTGAATCTGCTGGGGATGATGGAGATGAGAATGATGAAATCCGGGAGAAGCTCCAGATGATCCGGGTTAAGTTTCTGCGTCTTGCTAACAGGTTTGGGCAAACGCCTCACAATATGGTGGTCTCGCAGGTTCTTTACCGGCTCGGGCTGGCAGAACAGATTAGAAGAAACGGTCGTGGTGTTTTTAACTTTGACCGAGCACAAGAGATAGCAGAACGGCTTGAAGCTGCTGGAAATGAGCCCCTTGATTTGTCATGCACCATACTGGTTCTTGGTAAAACTGGGGTTGGCAAGAGTGCTACTATAAATTCAATTTTCGATGATGTCAAGCTAGAGACTGATGCTTTTGAATCCAGCACCAGAAAAGTTCAAGAAGTAGTTGGTATGGTTGAGGGAATCCAAGTAAAAGTGATTGATACACCTGGCCTTTCATCCTCATCTTCAGACCAGCAGTACAACCAGAAAGTTCTCAATTCTGTGAAGAAAATTGTGAGCAAAAATCCTCCTGATATTGTTCTTTATTTTGACCGACTGGATCTGCAGAGTAGGGACTATGGTGATGTACCTCTGTTGCAGACCATTAGCAAAGTTTTTGGAGCCTCGGTCTGGTTCAATGCTATAGTAGTGTTAACTCATGCTGCATCTGCACCACCAGATGGACCAAATGGAATTCCTCTGAGTTATGAGATGTTTGTCACCCAGAGGTCCCATGTAGTCCAGCAAGCTATAAGGCAGGCGGCTGCTGATGTTCGTCTTATGAATCCAGTCGCTCTGGTGGAAAACCACTCAGCTTGCAGGACAAATAGGTCAGGCCAGAGAGTGTTGCCAAATGGACAAGTCTGGAAGCCACAGTTGCTATTGCTCTGCTTTGCGTCAAAGGTTTTAGCAGAGGCTAATTCGTTTCTCAAGTTGCAGGATAGCCCCGCTGGTAAAACTTCTAGCACGAGGGTTGCTCCACTTCCTTTTCTCCTCTCTTCACTTCTTCAGTCTCGAGCTCCGCTGAAGTTGCCCGAGGAGCAGTTTGGCGACGATGATGATCTTGAAGATGATTTGGCAGATGATTGTGGTTCAGATGATGGTTCAGACTATGATGACCTGCCTCCTTTTAAGCGCCTCACTAAGGCTCAACTTTCAAAACTCAACCATGCGCAGAGGAAGGCATATCTTGAGGAACTAGACTACAGAGAGAAACTATTCTACAAAAAACAGCTGAAAGAGGAACATATGCGTCGTAAAATGATGAAGAAGATGGCAGCAGAGGCCAAGGCCAGAGAAGATGATTATGGTAACAGCAATGTTGATGACGATGGCAGTACTCCTACCAATGTTGCTGTGCCTATGCCTGACATGGTATTGCCCTCGACTTTTGATTCTGACTATCCTAGCCATCGCTACCGTTTTCTGGATACGCCAAGTGAATGGCTTGTGAGACCTGTGCTGGAGACCCAGGGATGGGATCATGATGTGGGTTATGAAGGTCTAAACGTTGAGAGATTATTCGCTGTCAAAGGTAAAGTGCCTCTGTCTGTGTCTGGCCAGCTAACAAAAGACAAGAAGGACAGCTCCCTCCAAATGGAGGTTGCAAGTTCTGTTAAGCACGGCGAGGGTAAAACTTCTTCAGTGGGGCTTGATTTGCAGTCTGTTGGCAAGGACATGGCATACACAATTCGTGGTGAGTCGAGATTCAAGAACTTCAGGCGCAATAACACGGCTGCTGGGATATCTGCGACGCTCCTTGGGGATACCTTATCAGCTGGTGTGAAGATTGAAGACAGACTGATAGTGAACAAGCAGCTGAGGCTTCTAGTAAGTGGTGGGACTATGAGCGGGAAAGGAGACGCTGCGTACGGCGGACGTCTGGAGGCTACATTGAGAGACAAAGACTACCCGATTGGGCGCATGCTTTCTACCCTCGCTATCTCCGTCGTGGACTGGCACGGGGATCTCGCCGTCGGGTGCAATGCCCAGTCTCAGATCCCTGCTGGAAGGTCTAGCAACCTGATTGCCAGTCTGAATGTGAGCAACAAGGGGACCGGGCAAGTCGGCATCCGCCTGAACAGCTCCGAGCACCTGCAGATCGCTCTCCTCGCCCTCGTGCCTATATTCAAGAACGTCAGGAAGTTGCTGGACAACTACTATGAATCTGCCTAG